The Petrotoga sibirica DSM 13575 sequence TGGGAAAGTATCAATCATTTTGGTGATCCATACAAACTGTACGAAGCCTTAAAAAATAACGATATTATAACAGCTAAACAAAATGCGTTTAACGTATTCGAACAAGTGGTATTCAAAGAATATCCTAAATTGAAACAAAAAAAGGAAGACATAGAAAAGGATGAAGGGATTATATTTGCTTTGATGACTGGTTCAGGTAGTACCATATACAAAGTGATTGCAACTAACTGAACTCTTTATCCATCTTATAGACAAAAGCTATTATTTCAGCAGCTAATTCATACATTTCAGGAGGAATTTCTTCATCCAAATCCAAACCATAAAACTCTTCGACAGCTTTTTCGCTTTTGACTATTGGTATGTTTTCCTCTTCAGCTATTTCTATAATTCTTCTGGCTATTGAATCAACACCTTTAGCAACGACTTTAGGTGCTTGATCTGTTCCTTGTTTATACCGTAAAGCTACCGCTTTTTTTGAATTAGACATTTTTTCATCACTTCTTTAAATATTCTTTCATTGTTTCAACAATGTAATCCACATCTTTTTTACTTACCCAATAATTAGTAACAAATCTGAATTCACCATTTTCTGGTGGATTTATTTTGATACCTTTTTCTAAAAAAAACGATACCATTTCTACAAAATTTATATTTTTATTTATTATGAAAAAAACCATATTTATGTGAATATCGTCTAAGTTCACGGAAATTTCAGGGATTTCGCTCAGTTTTTCTCCAAGATATCTTGCGTTTTCATGATCCTCTTTCAATCTGAATCTCATCTTCTCAAGGGCAATTAACCCTGCTGCAGCTAAAAATCCTGCTTGCCTTAAACCTCCACCCATCAATTTGCGTTTCTTTTTGGCCTTTTGGATGAAATCTTTACTTCCAGCCACGAGAGAACCTACAGGGGCACATAAACCCTTTGAAAGGCAAAACATGACTGAATCACAATATTGAGTTATCTCCTTGGGATCCACATTCAAGTAGGTTGCAGCGTTGAACACTCTAGCTCCATCTAAATGAACTGGAATTCCATTCTCGCGCGCTATCTCAGATATTTCTTTCATATTTTCAAGCGGCACAACCCTTCCATTGGAATGAGCATTCTCTAGGCATATCAACCCAGTAGAAGGAAAATGAAGATCATCTTCTCCCTTTCTTATTCTTTTTTTAATATCTTGAGGTGACATAACTCCCTTATCACTATTTATAGTCCTCAATTGTACGCCACCGATTACTGAAGCCGCACCAACTTCGTGAACAACTATGTGTGAACTATCATCAAGGATAACTTCATTTCCTCTTTCACAATGTGTAAAGATGGAAAGTTGGTTACCAAAAGTTCCACTAGGAACAAAAAGTGCATCTTCTTTTCCTACTACTTCTGCCGCATATTTTTCTAATTTTTTCATCGTTGGATCTTCATCGTAAACATCATCCCCAACTTCTGCCTTAAACATCGCTTCTCTCATCTCTTGAGTAGGTTGCGTAACGGTATCACTTCTGATATCTATGTATCTCACTAAAACTCCTCCTCTTTCTTAAAGCTCTTTCAAATCTAATTTCTTCTTCAAATATTTATTAACTCTGTATGAAAAAGTAGTCAAAATTATTACTCCAACCATAATTGAAGCCCCAATCATCTGCAATCCAGAAAATCTCTCTCCCAAAAAAATAAATGAAAATAACGAAGCAAATATTGGTTCTCCAATGAATATAAGAACAGTTGAATTTGAACCAATTACCTTTTGATATCTAGCTTGCAGAAAATTTACAACTATGGTCGCAGCTATCGCAGTGTATATAGCGGTTACCCAAATTGGAACGCCTAACTTCCAACTAGAATTGAATGAAATTGACACATTAATTATAGCAGCAAATAAAAACTGATAAGCTAAAAGCGAAGTTTCTTCAACAACTTTTGAAAATTTCGTTATTAAAACAATATGAACTGCAAACAAAACGGCACCCAAAAACGTTAAGAAATCTCCAAAATTAAACCCTGAAATACCTCCAAAAAGCATGTAAGAACCTAACAAAGACAAAGGAAAACATAACCACTGAATGAAGTTAGGTTTTTCTTTTTCAATTAAATAAGAAATTATAGGGGTAAAAGGAATATATAAAGAGGTAATAAATCCACTTTTTGAAGCATCTGTAAAATTGATCCCATAAGTTTGCAAGGCATGTGCTAGTCCTAAAATTATACCTAAGGTTGCTCCGTACTTGAAAGAATGTTTTTTCCAAATAAGAAAAGACAAGACTGCAGCAATACCAAACCTGATAAACAAATAAGGCAAAGTTTGAAGATCCGTCAGCACCAACTTGTGAAGCGGAAAAGTAGTACCCCATATTAAAGTGGCTAACAAAAGCCATAAAAATGCTCTAATCAAACTATAATCCCTCATCTTATTCACATATTTTAGTGTATTATATCAAAATTTTACTTGGAATTTAAGAAGTATTCTTAATTAATCTTAAGAATTTTTAATAAAAATCGGTATGTTTTGGTGTATAATTGACAAAAACTTATTAAAAAAGGGGGGTAATGTTTTCAAGTTAAGAAATCCAACTATAGGCACTGTAGAATATAAAGAGTTGACTAAATTCATTAAATTATTTTTAGAAGACAAAAGTTACAAAGTGTGGGTAGGAACCGATAGCCATGCAAGAGATGGACACGTAACTTTTGTAACAGCTATAGTAATTTACAAAGTAGGCAATGGGGCTACTTATTTTTATTATGTCACTCACGAACGTAGATCATACGATATGTACTCAAGATTAATAAAAGAGGCAGAATTTAGTTTAAATACAGCTGAATTTATCGAAAATAACTTAAATTTAGTAAAGCCAGAAATACACCTTGATATAGGATTAAACGGTAGATCAAAAGAAGTTCTTAACGTTATTACAGGGTACGTAAAAGGTTTAGGATATAATTATAAAATAAAACCAGAATCATTTGCAGCTACTAATATTGCGCATTTATATACCAAGTGAAAATATTTCTGTGTTTTCTGAAATCTTTTTCAATCTCTCATAGGAATATTCAAAAAACTCTTTGTAGACATCACAAAAGTAGTACTTTTTACCATCATACCTATATCTTTTGCAACCATTTCTACATAAAGAGAACCATTCACAATTTTTACATTCATCTGGAAGTTCTAGGGAAGACGCAATGAATTTTTTGGCAGTCTCATTTTTTAAGATTCCTTCCATGCTTTTCATCTGATTTATATTTCCAAGTTTATACTTTTCAAATACGTAAAAATCACATGGGTAAACACTTCCATCTGCTTCAATAACATTTTGTATACTACACATTCCATTCATTTCGCACGCTTGAGGAGGATAACCTCCAATCATTCTTACCAGGTTATCAAATAGTCGAATGCTTATATATTTTCCTTTTATTAAATCTCTTTCCCAGCTATCAAAAAGTACTTTCAGAAAATAGGCATATGTCTTTGGATTTAAAGAATAGGGATTGGATATATTATACTCTTCATACGGCTCTATAGCGGGTATGAATTGAACAAAACCAAAGTTTTTCCTTTTATAGAAGTTGTAAACTCTTTGAGGATGCTTAGCAAGCTGAGATGTAACAACAGTTAAAATATTGTAATCTACATGGTATTTATCAAAAAGATTCACCGTTTGCATTACCTTATTATGTGTTCCTTTACCTTCCTTGTCTATTCTGAATAGATCATGAGTTTTTTTATCTCCATCCAAGGAAAGTCCCACCAAAAAATTATTCTTCTTAAAAAATCCCGCCCATTTTTCATCGATTAAAAGACCGTTTGTTTGAATAGAAAAATATGTTTTAATATTATTTTCATTGTATTTATTAACAAATTCCAAAAATTTCTCATAAAATCCCAACCCAGCTAGAGTAGGTTCCCCTCCTTGAAAAGCAAAAGAGCAACTTAATTCTGAAGAAGCTATTGCTTTTTTCACAAGGTTTTCTAAAGTTTCTTCATTCATCTTACCATAAGAAACTTTTTTTCTTTTATTTGCAATATCGTTGTAAAAGCAATAAGAACATTTCATATTACAATTACTGGATACAGGTTTTATAAGCAGACTAACAGAGCGCAAGTGTTTTTCCCTCTTTTCAAAATCTCACTTTTTAGATTATAGCAAAAAAATATTGGATTTTAAAAAATTCTATAAATTAACAAAAATTAAGAATTATACTTCTAATTAAATTTAATTGTCCCTGAAGAGATATAAACAATTTTAATCGCCTTTTTTCGGAGTTGCTTTATAAATCTTATTATATTATAATAATTGTGAGCTGCTTGCAATAAATTATTTTCATGAAAAATAAGTTCCACCAGTGAAATATGAGTTTCTCTATTTTGAATTTTTTTGAAAGGAGTATATTTATGCAAGAAAAAAACAAAAAATATGGAAATTTGGAAGTTAATGTTAGCGATAAAATACAGGTAGATGGAGAAATAGAATTTACTCTAACTTATACAGTAGGTTCTTTAGGTCTTGCAAAAGGTGGCAGTTTAAAAATAATTTTCCCCCCCTATAGACACCAAGAAACCCGAGAATATGTACAAGTTATTGATTATTGGAGACCAGGTTTCGCATGGGCAGTATGTAGTGAAGAAGATATTAAACTCAATTTAGAAGTAAAAAAAGTTCAAACGGCCTTTTCTCATATCAAAAACTGGCCAGACAGTAGCAGAATACTCAAAATATCTACTTCCAAACCCTTGAAAGAAGGACAAAAGATTATCGTTAGTTATGGTGGTGTTGATAAACCATGGGTAAATGGGGCATCGCCTTCAACACGAGTAGGAATTTTATCCACTAAAAGAAGGAACACTTATCTAAAATATTACGTCTATGTTGACATAGAAGGGAATAAGAACTACATACCATTAGAAGGATTTCCCCCCATTCAAATTCTTCCAAAATCAGCAAAAAAAGTAATCATTAATGCCCCTAGCATCGTAAAATCTAATGAGGAGTTTGAAATAAAAATAAGTTTTAGAGATCGTTATAATAATCCCATATTTGACAAACAATTAGATAATAAATCTTTGTTAATTAAGAACTTGCACGACGGTTCAATTATATCTGCAGTTGAAAAAAGTTCTCCCTTTTCCTTCAAAGCTAATATAAAAAAAGAAGGCCCATACGAAATTTTTAGCCAAGATAATGATCTAAAGGTAGAAAAAGCTGTCCTCTTTTGTTCGAACAGTTTGCCTAAGATTTTCTGGGGAGATCCTCATGCTCATTCTAACCTTACTCCGAATATTAGAGATAACGATCCAGGTGTTGAACCTTCAGATTGTTATGACTATGCAAAAAATGTGGAATATTTAGATTTCATAGCCCTGATAGAGCAAACTTTTGAGTTTGACGAAAATGACTTAGTTAATATCACCTCAGAAACTTGGAGAAAAATGGGAGAACTTGCCGATCATTATTATGATTCAGAAGTTTTTGCTACTTTTACAGGATTTGAGCTTCACGATCGAAGAGGAGATACTGTTGTTCTTTTCAAGGATTCATTAAAAAATATTCCTTATCCTTTAAATAAAATTAAGAGAATTCAAGATGTCTGGGAGACATTTAAAAATAGAAACTTTCTTACAATTCCACATCTTCATAGGTATTCTGGAGGAACTATAGAAAAAGATGATCAAGATACCAAATATGGGGGATTTAATTTCGATAATTGGAAACAAGATAATCCAGAAGTAGAAAGATTAGTAGAGGTGTTTTCCAGTGGATGGGGAAGATTTGAGCATAATTCCCACTCTATGCTTCTAAAAGCTAGGTCAAACGTTGAAGGAAACACTGTTGTTGATTTTTTAAACAAACGTAAAATATGGGGTTTCACCGCAAGTAGTGATGATCATGATGGACGACCGGGGTATGGAGGAGTTACTGGTGTATTCGCAAGAAAATGCACTCGAGAGGAGATATTTAGTGGATTGCATGAGCGTAAAAGTATTGCCACCACTCATCCCAGAATAATTCTCTTATTCAAAATAAATAGTTACTTTTTAGGTAATGTTGTTTATTTCTCTAAAAGTTTTGAAGAAAAAAGAGAAATCGAAATAACAGCATTAGCACCCAAAACTATTAAACAAGTAGAAATTATAAAAAATGGAGAAATTATTTCTTCAAAAAATTATTCTACTAGCCAATATTTAGAAGCAAAATACGAAGATTCAGAACCCATAAAAGAAAATACTTATTATTATGTTCGTTTGCTACAAGATGATGGACACATCGCCTGGGCAAGCCCAATTTGGTTCTTAAAAAAATAAGTATTTTTGATTACAATATCAAACATTAAGATTTATATTTCTAATTAAATTTAATTGTTCCTGAAGAGCTGTAAACAGAATTAATCACCGTTTTTTGGAGTTGCTTTATAAATCTTATTATATTATAATAATTGTGAGCAGCTCGCAATAATTTAAATCCTTAGGATGCGGTGCTGCAAATCTAAAAGAGGAGGTATTTTCTATGAAGAAAGGAAGAAGAGCATTTTTAAGCGTTGTTGTTTTGATGATAGTTTTATCAACTTTTGTTTTCGGTAAGGAAAAGATCACATTAACTTATTGGGAACACCAATTTCCAGGGTACGTTGATTGGACCCAGCGAATGATTAAGGAATATGAAAAGATTAATCCAAACGTTGAAATCGAGTTTTCAGTTGATTATGCACACGAACGATTGCTACCATCGATGTATGCAGGAACGGGCCCTGATATTTCTGTTCCTCATGACGCAAAAGTTGTTAAACTCATGATGGAAGGATATTTAGCACCTGTAAGATTAGAAGCCTTCCCGGAATTCAATTCATATGAAGATCTTGAAAAGGTTTACTTCCCTGGTGTGCTTGATTTATTCAAGAAAGACGGCAAAATTTATGGATTGCCTATTAATTTGTCACCCCACATGTTGTATGTTAATGAAAAACTTTTCAGGATGGCTGGAATTGAACCGTCACCAGAAAATATTCCTGAACATTGGGATGAAGTTTGTAAAATTGGAGGAGATATTTTTGAAGCCATTGGAAAAAATGAAAAGGGAGTAACTGTTTATGAAGCTTTTGATTGGGAATATGCGTATAGGGCAACGTGGAGAAGGGATGATTTAAGAACAATATTTGCCCAATATGGTGCTAAGTTCGTAGATGAGAATGGAAATGTTGTTGTCGATAGCCCACAAGCTGTAGAAGCGGTTAAAATGATGAGAGACATGATTAATAAGTGTAAAACTGGAGATCCTAATGCCAGACCAGGTGGAGAAGATAGAAGTTGGCAATTATTCAACGGAACGCTTGCTATGGGTGTTTTCCCCGGAGGAGAAATTTATAAAGGGAATGCAGCAGAAGATGTAGTAGATTATTTAAAGGTTTATCAATTCCCATATCCCAGGGGTTATGAGCAAGTTATACCAGTAAGATCCCATGTTTTTATGGTTAATGGCAGTATAAGCCAGGAAAAACAAATAGAGGCCTGGAAATTTATAAATTACCTAACGCAACAATGGCAAGAACTGGCTGTATTAGGACAGATGCCACCTAGGATGCTCCTAGCCAATGGCACTCCATGGTATGAAACAGATTGGTTTAAAGAACAGGCCGATAAATATCAGTCGTTACGGAATTTGCCTTTAAATGAATTGGCTGAAGGTAGAGCCGTGTGGCAGCTTGGATATGAACTGTACGGTACTGATGAAGCTAGATTGCATGCAGATGAAATTACAGATATAGTGGGAGATGCTGTAGATAGAATAATTTTTATGAATTTAGATGTAGAACCTCAATTAAAGGAAGCTAAAAAAGAAATAGAGATATTATTAAAATGAAACCAACCTTGAAAAATCCTCAAAAAGTAAACTCAATTTTACACTAGCTAATTTGATAAAATTAGCAAAAAGTAGATTTCAAAAGGTTATAGTTTTTGTTGGGGAAGGATCTTTCCCCCTTCCCCTTTTCTTGGTGCATACTCAATTAGTAGTACGTAAAATAGGTATTAAACTATTAAATCTCATCAGGAGGGTTGAAGATGAAGAAAAAATATTGGGGATATATATTTTATGCTCCGGCATTATTACATATTTTAATTTTTAGAATTTATCCTACTATTAATACTGCTATATTATCTTTTTATGATTCCCAACAATTAGCAATGGGAAATTTTACTTTGTCCAACTATCAACGACTTTTAAGCCCAAGATTTTTACAAGTTATCTGGAATACCTTTTACTATGTACTGGGGGGAGTAATAATCATAGTACCTATTTCTTTGATAATAGCCCTTTTAATTAAGAATTCCAAATTTTCAGGTCTTTTTAAAACTTCTTTTTTTTATCCATATACGATGGCAATGGTTGCTGTCGCTATTATATGGGGATTCGGTTTTAGACAAGACGGCTTTGTTAACGAATTTTTGTCTTTTTTTGGAATAGCTCCTAAAAACTGGTTAGGTGGGGCGGGACATTTGGCGATGCCGGTGTTAATTTTTGCCACCGCTTGGAGGTATTGGGGGTATTTTACTTTAATTTATCTTTCCGGATTAGAGGCAATTCCTGCAGAATTATATGAAGCCGCTAAAATTGATGGAGCTAATTCTTTGCAATCCTTTATTAACATTACCTTACCTCAACTGAGGCCTATTTTTTCTTTTGTTTTAGTTATGAGTTCTGTAGAATTGTTAAGACAATTCGCTATACCCAACGTGTTAACAGGTGGAGGGCCATATAATCAAACAATGATATTATCTTTGGATGTCTATAGACAAGGTTTTTATTATTTTAATGTGAATGTGGCTTCTGCGGAAGCAGTCGTTCTAATATCATTCGCTATAATAATAAGTATTTTTCAATATAGAATAACTAGATAAATGCAGAGGTGATTGAAATGAAAATGAGAAAAAAACAAAATCTAAAGAAATGGCTTGCAACAGTCATATTGTTAATAATCGCTGTATTTCTTTTATTCTTCCCTTTATATTGGTCTATAATTGGTTCTTTTAAAACACCAAATGAGATATTTTCTTTAAAATTACCATCAGAATGGAAACTTTCTAACTACCCTGAAGCCTGGCGAACAGGAAACTGGAGTAGATACTTTTTTAACAGCTTTTTTACCTCTGGAATTATTGCTCTAGGTCAAACTTTTTTTGGTGCTTTGGCTGGATATAGTTTAGCTAAATTTCGTTATCCTGGCAAGAATGTTTTCTTTGCAACTACTATAGCGACTCTACCGTTATCGCAACAAGTAATTTTTCTTCCTCTTTTTTTAATTGTATCAAACCTTGGTTGGATCGATTCTTACATAGGATTAATCGTACCAATTTTAGTGACTCCTTTTAGTATTTTCTTAATGAGACAATATATGTTAGGAATATCTGATTCATTAATCGAAGCCGCAAGGTTGGACGGCGCTAGTGAACCTCGTATCTTTTTCAGGATAATCTTACCACTAAGTAAACCTGTTCTTATTGTTGTTTTTATTCTTGGATTTTCAGGTTTTTATAATAATCTTCTGTGGCCGTTAGTTATCATTAGATCTGATAAGTTACAAACTATTTCTTTAGCTCTTCAACAATTTAAAGGTACAAACTTTTATCGTCCAGATTTGATATTAGCAGCCACAATAATGTCATTAATTCCTATTAGCGTTTTGTTTTTCTTTTTACAACGATTTTTCATGCAAGGGGTTTCAATTTCAGTAGAAAAAGAATAAACAAATGTATGTTTACTTATAACTTATACCCTCTTCAGGAATATGAAAAGCAGTGATTAACGAATGGTAAAGTAAGTTAAAGGAAGAAGAAAAAGGACCTAAATAAAGAAGTAGCACCATTATTGCTTTCTACCCTGAAAAGAATGGATTCAATAGGTATATGTTTCTTGAAAGTTTCTTTAAAAAGGATTCGACTAACCCTTTTTCAG is a genomic window containing:
- a CDS encoding ribonuclease H-like YkuK family protein, which codes for MTKFIKLFLEDKSYKVWVGTDSHARDGHVTFVTAIVIYKVGNGATYFYYVTHERRSYDMYSRLIKEAEFSLNTAEFIENNLNLVKPEIHLDIGLNGRSKEVLNVITGYVKGLGYNYKIKPESFAATNIAHLYTK
- a CDS encoding DUF3604 domain-containing protein, whose translation is MQEKNKKYGNLEVNVSDKIQVDGEIEFTLTYTVGSLGLAKGGSLKIIFPPYRHQETREYVQVIDYWRPGFAWAVCSEEDIKLNLEVKKVQTAFSHIKNWPDSSRILKISTSKPLKEGQKIIVSYGGVDKPWVNGASPSTRVGILSTKRRNTYLKYYVYVDIEGNKNYIPLEGFPPIQILPKSAKKVIINAPSIVKSNEEFEIKISFRDRYNNPIFDKQLDNKSLLIKNLHDGSIISAVEKSSPFSFKANIKKEGPYEIFSQDNDLKVEKAVLFCSNSLPKIFWGDPHAHSNLTPNIRDNDPGVEPSDCYDYAKNVEYLDFIALIEQTFEFDENDLVNITSETWRKMGELADHYYDSEVFATFTGFELHDRRGDTVVLFKDSLKNIPYPLNKIKRIQDVWETFKNRNFLTIPHLHRYSGGTIEKDDQDTKYGGFNFDNWKQDNPEVERLVEVFSSGWGRFEHNSHSMLLKARSNVEGNTVVDFLNKRKIWGFTASSDDHDGRPGYGGVTGVFARKCTREEIFSGLHERKSIATTHPRIILLFKINSYFLGNVVYFSKSFEEKREIEITALAPKTIKQVEIIKNGEIISSKNYSTSQYLEAKYEDSEPIKENTYYYVRLLQDDGHIAWASPIWFLKK
- a CDS encoding DMT family transporter → MIRAFLWLLLATLIWGTTFPLHKLVLTDLQTLPYLFIRFGIAAVLSFLIWKKHSFKYGATLGIILGLAHALQTYGINFTDASKSGFITSLYIPFTPIISYLIEKEKPNFIQWLCFPLSLLGSYMLFGGISGFNFGDFLTFLGAVLFAVHIVLITKFSKVVEETSLLAYQFLFAAIINVSISFNSSWKLGVPIWVTAIYTAIAATIVVNFLQARYQKVIGSNSTVLIFIGEPIFASLFSFIFLGERFSGLQMIGASIMVGVIILTTFSYRVNKYLKKKLDLKEL
- a CDS encoding ABC transporter substrate-binding protein, whose product is MKKGRRAFLSVVVLMIVLSTFVFGKEKITLTYWEHQFPGYVDWTQRMIKEYEKINPNVEIEFSVDYAHERLLPSMYAGTGPDISVPHDAKVVKLMMEGYLAPVRLEAFPEFNSYEDLEKVYFPGVLDLFKKDGKIYGLPINLSPHMLYVNEKLFRMAGIEPSPENIPEHWDEVCKIGGDIFEAIGKNEKGVTVYEAFDWEYAYRATWRRDDLRTIFAQYGAKFVDENGNVVVDSPQAVEAVKMMRDMINKCKTGDPNARPGGEDRSWQLFNGTLAMGVFPGGEIYKGNAAEDVVDYLKVYQFPYPRGYEQVIPVRSHVFMVNGSISQEKQIEAWKFINYLTQQWQELAVLGQMPPRMLLANGTPWYETDWFKEQADKYQSLRNLPLNELAEGRAVWQLGYELYGTDEARLHADEITDIVGDAVDRIIFMNLDVEPQLKEAKKEIEILLK
- the ltaE gene encoding low-specificity L-threonine aldolase; this translates as MRYIDIRSDTVTQPTQEMREAMFKAEVGDDVYDEDPTMKKLEKYAAEVVGKEDALFVPSGTFGNQLSIFTHCERGNEVILDDSSHIVVHEVGAASVIGGVQLRTINSDKGVMSPQDIKKRIRKGEDDLHFPSTGLICLENAHSNGRVVPLENMKEISEIARENGIPVHLDGARVFNAATYLNVDPKEITQYCDSVMFCLSKGLCAPVGSLVAGSKDFIQKAKKKRKLMGGGLRQAGFLAAAGLIALEKMRFRLKEDHENARYLGEKLSEIPEISVNLDDIHINMVFFIINKNINFVEMVSFFLEKGIKINPPENGEFRFVTNYWVSKKDVDYIVETMKEYLKK
- a CDS encoding anaerobic sulfatase maturase; this translates as MRSVSLLIKPVSSNCNMKCSYCFYNDIANKRKKVSYGKMNEETLENLVKKAIASSELSCSFAFQGGEPTLAGLGFYEKFLEFVNKYNENNIKTYFSIQTNGLLIDEKWAGFFKKNNFLVGLSLDGDKKTHDLFRIDKEGKGTHNKVMQTVNLFDKYHVDYNILTVVTSQLAKHPQRVYNFYKRKNFGFVQFIPAIEPYEEYNISNPYSLNPKTYAYFLKVLFDSWERDLIKGKYISIRLFDNLVRMIGGYPPQACEMNGMCSIQNVIEADGSVYPCDFYVFEKYKLGNINQMKSMEGILKNETAKKFIASSLELPDECKNCEWFSLCRNGCKRYRYDGKKYYFCDVYKEFFEYSYERLKKISENTEIFSLGI
- a CDS encoding carbohydrate ABC transporter permease; translated protein: MKMRKKQNLKKWLATVILLIIAVFLLFFPLYWSIIGSFKTPNEIFSLKLPSEWKLSNYPEAWRTGNWSRYFFNSFFTSGIIALGQTFFGALAGYSLAKFRYPGKNVFFATTIATLPLSQQVIFLPLFLIVSNLGWIDSYIGLIVPILVTPFSIFLMRQYMLGISDSLIEAARLDGASEPRIFFRIILPLSKPVLIVVFILGFSGFYNNLLWPLVIIRSDKLQTISLALQQFKGTNFYRPDLILAATIMSLIPISVLFFFLQRFFMQGVSISVEKE
- a CDS encoding carbohydrate ABC transporter permease; the protein is MKKKYWGYIFYAPALLHILIFRIYPTINTAILSFYDSQQLAMGNFTLSNYQRLLSPRFLQVIWNTFYYVLGGVIIIVPISLIIALLIKNSKFSGLFKTSFFYPYTMAMVAVAIIWGFGFRQDGFVNEFLSFFGIAPKNWLGGAGHLAMPVLIFATAWRYWGYFTLIYLSGLEAIPAELYEAAKIDGANSLQSFINITLPQLRPIFSFVLVMSSVELLRQFAIPNVLTGGGPYNQTMILSLDVYRQGFYYFNVNVASAEAVVLISFAIIISIFQYRITR
- a CDS encoding EscU/YscU/HrcU family type III secretion system export apparatus switch protein codes for the protein MSNSKKAVALRYKQGTDQAPKVVAKGVDSIARRIIEIAEEENIPIVKSEKAVEEFYGLDLDEEIPPEMYELAAEIIAFVYKMDKEFS